The nucleotide window GTACAACTTCAAATAATTGCAAATCGGTGAAACCGttcatttttttcaataaaatacCAAACAAAGTTGGGTGTGTTTGACAGGAAAATACTTTGGACATTTAATTCCACCACACTTGCATACATCATTTTTTTAGCAACAAACCAAACCCCCAATATGCTACTGTCAAAAGCATAGATAAGTTTATAGAAAAAAGGTAAGACCCCAGATTGTTTAAAACAGAAGTAAATCCACCAACTCACTTTGATAGTCCAGCAAACAAGCTGTCTTCCTCCTTCTCATTATAATACACGGGAGAGCTCTTCCCATGCACAACACCATAAGGAGAACGAACAACATTCCCTGCAACACCACAAAGATCACTTACAAGGCAAAATAGAACCAATAATTCCACTGAtattttatgatttaatttgctaattttacaagacatgaaaagaaaaatcatagAAGATCTAGGTAATAACATGATCAAATTCATAAACCAAATATTCCGTCTTAGAAGACTTGCCTCCAAAAGCCTCCCCAATGCACTGCAGACCCATACACACACCAAACAAGGGGACAATGGGTCCTAACTCCAACACAGTTTGCAATGATATTCCAGAATCTTGGGGTGCCCCTACAAAAGGGAGGATACTATGTGTTAATAAGTACAACAGGCTTGCTCACCTAagagacagttttaagggactgtgagggacaaatgcatctcaaccacatgtattaaatataaaagcagaaattataacaatttaaaactctgcatttattttcagccatcagattcacttgtctctcacaatcccttaaaaactgtcattTAGGTGAGCAGGCCTTATAAGTACAATTGGTGATATGTTTCTCCTTTGTTTCGGTTTTCAAGCATCTATCAAAGGGAAATATCAATAGAACTAACCTGGCCCTGGGGAGATCAAGACTCCTCTAGGATTTTTCCTATAAGAATGGAAAGATGTTATGATGAGACATTTTATAAAATCAGACATTTTAAGAATGATACATGCTCGTTCATATTTGGTTGCACCCACATTAAATAATGTTGATGGATTGGCAAACAACGATCAGGTAAAGACGTAAAGTATAGCTTCTTACCTTTTTAGTTCATCCACTGTTAATTCATCATTGCGATAAACTTCAAAGTGACATCCAAGCTCTCCCATATACTTCATATCATAAGTAAGATATTAGTACCACGCCTTCTTGACTTGTTGGAACCATCAATAAATATATAACGACAGAAAACAATCATATAGGATCGTTACGGAAATCAATACTACGCCTTCTTTACTTGTAGGAATCATTAATTAATAGAACGAcagaaaataatcatataaAAGCGTTACAGAAAAATACTTAAAACGCATACATATTCAGGAGAAATTTTGAGTTGTTATATAAAATCTCGTCAAAAGCTCGATACTTTGACAAGTATCACTCCTCATTCCCACATTTCATCTTCATTTTGCATGTGTCATCAACTCAAAAATATCCAACTACAAGAAAGTTCTAATCACTACTCTCATTCTTCACCTCTGTCCAGCTTTCACCATTCCTTGAATGAAATACATCAACTTTTCACTAAAACATCCCTCagtccaaaacaagaacaaggaAACAGAGAGGTCTAAACCAGGtgtttcatttcattttctttaaccTATCTAATGTTGTAGTCACAGATCTAATACAAAACTCCATGGTATTCCTTACATTTTTATAATTCACAACATAAATGACAAATGAAGAACACAATTCCATGAAAGATCAAATCTTTATCACTGTACACATGCATTTTACTAGCACCAAACATCAAACGAACCATGGCTTATCAAATCCAACAAATTGAAAGaaggaaaacagaaacaaacctGGCAGAGATTGTAGGTGAAGCTATCATAATTGTCAATAACAATGATGGGGCTGTTGGCCCTCTTTTCAGAAACTGAAGACTTCGAATCGCTCTCATTGACAACCATTGAAGCTTTTGCAGCGAACCCATTTCCCAATTTGAGACCAGATTTCAGTTCTGCACATAAAGATAAGATCTTTgagtcaaaatcaaaatcaaaatcaaaatcaaaactcagATAAGTTTGGGAGATTTACTTGAGTTCGTGAAAGAGGGCACATAGATTAAAGTGGGGCGAGGGTTTTGCGGGGTTTTGGG belongs to Rosa chinensis cultivar Old Blush chromosome 4, RchiOBHm-V2, whole genome shotgun sequence and includes:
- the LOC112197077 gene encoding anthranilate synthase beta subunit 2, chloroplastic, giving the protein MAAAVTSQASLKQPKLLPFSPKTPQNPRPTLIYVPSFTNSKLKSGLKLGNGFAAKASMVVNESDSKSSVSEKRANSPIIVIDNYDSFTYNLCQYMGELGCHFEVYRNDELTVDELKRKNPRGVLISPGPGAPQDSGISLQTVLELGPIVPLFGVCMGLQCIGEAFGGNVVRSPYGVVHGKSSPVYYNEKEEDSLFAGLSNPFTAGRYHSLVIEKDSFPSEELEITAWTEDGLIMAARHKKYRYLQGVQFHPESIITSEGRTIVRNFVKLIEKSESEYENN